One Defluviitoga tunisiensis genomic window carries:
- a CDS encoding lysophospholipid acyltransferase family protein, which produces MKKIWTAIKGTFFAIWLFFGFVGVVIIYGSYVLIKAKILEKRKGEEASREYVRKVVSWFGRAAFHYLWSEVTVFGKENIPDKGPYVIVANHQSIFDIPLILGYIYPSGFIAKKELLKVPLLGTFIKKLGSILIDRDSPTSGAIALKNFARITQTGDVITIFPEGTRSIDGKVNEFKKGSLLVPYRYNIKILPVTIDGTIGMNKKGSILIKPGKVKLYIHNVIEPKTFSSEAELRAHVQNVISRQIAQNSLTKAS; this is translated from the coding sequence ATGAAAAAGATTTGGACTGCAATTAAAGGAACATTTTTTGCTATATGGTTATTTTTTGGTTTTGTTGGAGTGGTTATAATATATGGAAGTTATGTCTTAATAAAGGCTAAAATATTAGAAAAGAGAAAGGGAGAAGAAGCATCACGGGAATATGTAAGAAAAGTTGTTTCTTGGTTTGGAAGAGCGGCATTTCACTATTTGTGGAGTGAAGTAACTGTTTTCGGTAAAGAGAATATCCCTGACAAAGGGCCATATGTAATTGTGGCAAATCATCAAAGTATTTTCGATATTCCTTTGATTTTAGGCTACATTTATCCAAGTGGATTTATTGCAAAAAAAGAGCTTTTGAAAGTCCCACTTCTTGGAACATTTATAAAAAAACTTGGTTCAATACTTATTGACAGAGATAGCCCAACAAGTGGAGCTATAGCATTAAAAAATTTTGCTAGAATTACTCAAACTGGAGATGTAATTACAATATTTCCAGAAGGTACGCGGAGTATAGATGGAAAAGTTAATGAGTTTAAGAAAGGTTCTCTTTTAGTCCCTTATAGATATAATATTAAAATTTTACCTGTTACTATAGATGGTACTATTGGAATGAACAAAAAGGGTAGTATTTTAATCAAACCCGGAAAGGTAAAATTATACATTCATAATGTCATTGAGCCAAAGACCTTTTCAAGTGAGGCGGAGTTGAGAGCTCATGTGCAAAATGTAATCAGCAGACAAATAGCTCAAAATTCCTTAACTAAAGCGAGTTAG
- a CDS encoding lipase family alpha/beta hydrolase, with product MKNQKPFSSLTNMKTLNKFFLLALILLTAFSIYYFLNKSLYLFSIDKTKTKKNIEITIPQSAYSSKKSLLITPLSKDSQEYIELKSYRNFYGEIYRIEFSDDSKESSLLPVTVRYKIPSEMYYGDNFVHYSLVYATNEESFIISDFTGARIVETANQYFIEADTFQLSKIKYVGLVLDSPVEASYGLRIMKESSPTIEPDIILVPGSDLNFLGKLVNVSDKIYDYSIWSSLFPTRTIWRYDYPLTSTRSKNYVDSFDSFVDRTGINSYIEYESKKFAQELKRFPNRKFDIIAHGIGGLIVRYALESDPNIKNVKNLVLISTPNKGTNLANPLFFNLIWGKDLNLLSKLLGVEKATISIIMAENAFYLDLINSYYYDITPSSSFLNTANSFERRSDIRYLVIGGTNSNIEEDITNKVISQIYPEFIDGSADGVVSLESAYLKGADEFFTVDKNFYDIYLDKDVLNKVKDFLNESLTTLTVKPFEDDDFIEYQYELEQTKTPTQEIKNEIKNVTKFKLPSSYRETQILKSPVKIGTLKEERIKIVSIEDNILFESSTGVYNNKLKKILNDRVLGGLLYDNVYYLTTSNGVYTIDKDYKISKLLDEIPAVGDEIYYIPEYGFLNIEYTIDSSKIYLNGKEVLSNVNFIKLKSKGKDVYAVFEDKIYKINDNKLTEFFSLTEIQKSINVSLGKIVDFDKNNSTLFVLTSDYKLLFVDSLTNEVQVIGKEDIGRLGVQIYQDNLYVYGNNHITYFNLKDNIFPGFYQRLSLNIKDFVIKNDLEVWVVFENDNLGYDIYKYTL from the coding sequence TTGAAAAATCAAAAACCGTTTTCATCCCTTACAAATATGAAAACACTGAATAAATTTTTCTTATTGGCACTGATTTTATTGACCGCTTTTTCGATTTATTATTTTTTAAATAAAAGCTTATACCTATTTTCTATCGATAAAACTAAAACAAAGAAGAATATTGAAATAACAATACCTCAGTCTGCATATTCTTCAAAAAAAAGTTTATTGATAACCCCTCTTTCTAAAGATTCTCAAGAATATATAGAACTAAAATCTTACAGGAATTTTTATGGAGAAATTTATAGAATAGAATTCTCGGATGATTCAAAAGAATCCTCTCTCTTACCCGTAACAGTTAGATATAAAATTCCATCAGAAATGTATTATGGAGATAATTTTGTTCATTATTCTTTAGTATATGCCACTAATGAAGAATCTTTTATCATATCGGATTTTACCGGAGCCAGAATTGTTGAAACAGCAAATCAATATTTCATTGAAGCGGATACCTTTCAACTTTCTAAAATTAAATACGTTGGATTAGTACTAGATAGTCCTGTGGAAGCTTCTTATGGTTTGAGAATAATGAAAGAATCTTCTCCAACAATTGAACCAGATATAATTTTAGTACCTGGAAGTGATCTTAATTTCTTAGGCAAATTAGTTAATGTATCCGACAAAATTTATGATTACTCAATTTGGTCTTCATTATTTCCAACCAGAACTATATGGAGATACGATTATCCATTAACTTCTACAAGAAGTAAAAATTATGTAGATTCTTTCGACTCTTTTGTAGATAGAACAGGAATTAATAGTTATATAGAATATGAAAGTAAAAAATTTGCACAAGAGTTAAAAAGATTTCCCAACAGGAAATTCGATATCATAGCTCACGGGATTGGAGGTTTGATTGTCAGATATGCATTAGAATCTGATCCGAATATTAAAAATGTGAAGAATTTGGTGCTTATTTCTACTCCTAATAAAGGAACAAACCTTGCAAATCCACTTTTTTTTAACTTAATATGGGGTAAAGATTTAAATTTACTTAGCAAATTATTAGGTGTAGAGAAAGCTACAATATCAATTATTATGGCTGAGAATGCATTCTATTTAGATCTGATAAATTCATATTATTATGATATTACCCCAAGTTCATCTTTTTTAAATACAGCTAATAGTTTTGAAAGAAGATCTGACATTAGATATTTGGTAATAGGCGGAACTAACTCAAATATTGAAGAAGATATTACCAATAAAGTTATTTCACAAATTTATCCCGAATTTATTGATGGATCCGCGGATGGAGTGGTAAGCTTAGAAAGTGCATATTTAAAAGGTGCAGATGAGTTTTTTACGGTTGACAAAAATTTTTACGACATTTATCTTGACAAAGATGTTCTAAATAAGGTAAAAGATTTTTTAAATGAGTCTTTAACAACATTAACAGTAAAGCCTTTTGAAGATGACGATTTTATAGAATACCAATATGAACTTGAACAAACAAAAACTCCGACTCAAGAGATAAAAAATGAAATAAAAAACGTAACTAAATTCAAATTACCTTCTTCATACAGAGAAACTCAAATTTTAAAGAGTCCCGTTAAAATAGGAACTCTAAAAGAAGAAAGAATTAAAATAGTATCAATAGAGGATAATATACTGTTTGAATCTTCTACAGGGGTTTACAACAATAAGCTCAAAAAAATTCTAAATGATCGTGTGTTAGGAGGTTTACTATACGATAATGTTTATTATTTAACAACATCAAATGGTGTATACACTATTGATAAAGATTATAAAATAAGCAAGTTATTAGATGAAATTCCAGCTGTTGGAGACGAAATATATTATATTCCAGAGTATGGTTTCTTGAATATAGAATATACCATTGATAGTAGTAAAATCTACTTGAATGGAAAAGAAGTCTTGAGTAACGTAAATTTTATAAAATTAAAAAGTAAGGGAAAAGATGTATATGCAGTTTTTGAGGACAAAATATATAAAATAAATGACAATAAATTAACTGAATTCTTTAGTTTAACCGAAATCCAAAAATCTATAAATGTAAGCCTTGGAAAAATAGTTGATTTTGATAAAAATAACTCAACTTTATTTGTTCTTACTTCTGATTACAAACTATTATTTGTTGATTCATTAACTAATGAAGTACAGGTAATAGGAAAGGAAGATATTGGAAGACTAGGTGTTCAAATATACCAGGATAATTTGTATGTTTATGGAAATAATCATATTACTTACTTTAACTTAAAAGATAATATATTTCCAGGGTTTTATCAAAGATTAAGCCTAAATATAAAAGATTTTGTAATTAAAAATGATCTGGAAGTTTGGGTAGTATTTGAGAATGATAATCTTGGATATGATATATATAAATATACTCTGTAA
- the rsmD gene encoding 16S rRNA (guanine(966)-N(2))-methyltransferase RsmD → MNLKIETGKFKNRRIEAVNDPKTRYTTSILRQAVMNIFDFSGANLLELFAGSGVFSFEALSNGAIKSVLVDISSKSINCILKNAKTLGVLEAIKVIKSDYRKVFSKLDSQQFDFIFADPPFDLGYIDELLKLLDKNYSILKKNGYIIIEKSKNERYNVDLKHLILNEIRDYSDTELLILQRKQEE, encoded by the coding sequence ATGAATTTGAAAATAGAAACAGGTAAGTTCAAAAATAGACGCATAGAAGCGGTAAATGATCCAAAAACGCGATATACAACCTCCATTCTAAGACAAGCAGTAATGAATATATTTGATTTTAGCGGAGCTAACCTTTTAGAGTTATTTGCTGGAAGTGGAGTATTTTCTTTTGAAGCTTTAAGTAACGGGGCAATAAAAAGTGTTCTAGTAGACATATCTTCAAAATCAATAAATTGTATTTTAAAAAACGCTAAAACATTGGGGGTTTTAGAAGCCATAAAAGTTATAAAAAGTGATTACAGAAAGGTTTTTTCTAAATTAGACTCTCAACAATTTGATTTTATTTTTGCGGATCCTCCCTTTGATTTAGGATATATAGATGAACTTTTAAAGTTGTTAGATAAAAATTATTCTATTTTAAAAAAAAACGGATATATAATTATTGAAAAGTCCAAAAATGAACGTTATAACGTCGATTTAAAACACTTAATTCTAAATGAAATCAGGGATTATAGCGATACTGAGTTACTAATACTTCAAAGAAAGCAAGAAGAATAA
- a CDS encoding tetratricopeptide repeat protein produces MKNIITLCAILLIVTCAQAQNYEIAYDYYFNGLKYYRNGNYEMAQFSFQKALELSPELESEIPEVKMYLGLSAFQNKDYSTARIYLDNFRGNIYVDQILEIIETIDMEKDKSDVSIVKTPINHEQVDSIVDTSEESSSFSLFITVGIIVFSVTCLTAILTFYWLRKYNKPFVPNKKGQTVTVDLTEEPTEIHPVDLKIKTLDEFEEETVQKILSGSKYLLELLNIKLDSEIPIDNSTTTKQEEMKGISDVDRLQKEIEETLKGVLTTSEVKDIEGLLLDLNKEKNIDVDTKLIEMERENAPKIEQDYRSVKGYIKPDQETSRKYNMIINTKEKQLPLKKYTFQEVTSIKDNLKKSQIKQDDKNLEEFFTLLFNETNYEKLKNQNIDF; encoded by the coding sequence ATGAAAAACATTATAACCTTATGTGCAATTTTGTTAATAGTAACTTGTGCACAGGCTCAAAACTATGAAATAGCTTATGATTACTATTTCAACGGTTTAAAATATTATAGAAACGGAAATTATGAAATGGCTCAATTTAGTTTTCAAAAAGCCTTGGAGCTCTCTCCTGAATTAGAAAGTGAAATCCCTGAAGTTAAAATGTATTTAGGTCTTTCTGCTTTTCAAAATAAAGATTATAGTACTGCACGTATATATTTAGATAATTTCAGAGGTAATATCTATGTTGATCAAATTTTAGAAATTATAGAAACAATAGATATGGAGAAGGATAAATCCGATGTTTCTATTGTGAAAACTCCGATAAATCATGAGCAGGTAGATTCAATTGTTGATACAAGCGAAGAAAGCTCAAGTTTTTCTCTGTTCATAACTGTTGGAATTATTGTTTTTTCAGTTACTTGTTTGACAGCAATTTTAACCTTTTATTGGTTAAGAAAATATAATAAACCATTTGTACCAAATAAAAAGGGACAAACTGTTACAGTAGATTTGACTGAAGAACCAACAGAAATTCATCCAGTTGATCTTAAAATTAAAACTCTAGACGAATTTGAAGAAGAAACCGTTCAAAAAATATTAAGTGGATCCAAATATTTGCTTGAATTGTTAAACATAAAGTTAGATTCTGAGATACCGATTGACAATTCTACTACAACTAAGCAAGAAGAAATGAAAGGTATAAGTGATGTTGATAGGCTTCAAAAAGAGATAGAAGAAACTTTAAAAGGGGTACTAACAACGTCAGAAGTTAAGGATATAGAAGGACTTTTGTTGGATTTGAATAAGGAAAAAAATATAGATGTTGATACAAAATTAATAGAAATGGAGAGAGAGAATGCACCGAAGATAGAGCAAGATTATCGTTCAGTTAAAGGATATATTAAGCCTGATCAAGAGACAAGTAGAAAGTATAATATGATAATTAATACAAAAGAAAAGCAGTTACCATTAAAAAAATATACTTTTCAAGAAGTGACGAGTATAAAAGATAACCTAAAAAAAAGTCAAATTAAACAAGATGATAAAAATTTAGAAGAGTTTTTCACTCTTTTATTCAATGAAACTAATTATGAAAAGTTAAAAAATCAAAATATTGATTTTTAA
- a CDS encoding alkaline phosphatase: MKKGINIFVFLLIAVFSFSYKYIFLFVADGMGLPHLQITRMYKQSLINSDLNVFNLPYFSIIETSSLNGVTDSAAAITAILSGEKTYNNRINKSSSGTTLSPITYELKERGYKIGVISTNTLVDATPAGAYAFVDERTSRNEIVKYLLESNFDLFIGGGKAYFNQQEAEKHGYIYSDTLKKGPYTEKELIALYYGNFPFLTDNESRVPLSDTLSYAINKFGNENFFILIEGGRIDHAAHAHDTFSLIKEIIDFDDSIKIALDFLKQYPDDTLIIVTSDHATGGLTLGDGFLSLNKIRDYGFSYEKFVDILNSTDNYEVFSNKLNLSIDLKDYFYISKNSSKTLTYQSDVVKFYYDHLNTQAGINWSSFGHTIDYVPLFSNIACDVYFINNNEIFSIFEIF, from the coding sequence TTGAAAAAGGGTATAAACATATTTGTTTTTCTTTTGATTGCTGTTTTTTCGTTTTCATATAAATATATTTTTCTTTTTGTTGCTGATGGAATGGGACTTCCTCATTTACAAATTACTCGCATGTATAAGCAAAGCTTAATTAATAGTGATCTGAATGTTTTCAATCTACCATACTTTTCAATTATTGAAACTTCGTCTTTAAACGGGGTTACTGATTCTGCTGCTGCTATTACCGCTATTCTATCGGGTGAAAAAACTTATAACAATAGAATTAATAAGAGCTCTTCTGGAACAACTTTATCACCTATTACCTACGAACTTAAAGAAAGAGGCTACAAGATCGGAGTTATATCAACTAATACGCTTGTTGACGCAACACCAGCAGGCGCTTATGCTTTTGTTGATGAAAGAACTAGTAGAAATGAAATAGTAAAATATCTTTTAGAAAGTAATTTTGATTTGTTTATTGGTGGTGGAAAGGCTTATTTTAATCAACAAGAGGCTGAAAAGCATGGGTATATATACTCTGATACTTTAAAAAAAGGTCCATATACAGAAAAAGAATTAATTGCTTTGTATTATGGGAACTTTCCTTTTTTAACTGATAATGAGAGTAGGGTACCTTTATCAGATACCTTATCCTATGCGATAAACAAGTTTGGAAATGAAAATTTCTTTATTCTTATAGAAGGTGGGCGAATAGATCATGCTGCACATGCTCATGATACTTTTTCACTAATTAAAGAAATAATTGATTTTGATGATTCTATCAAAATAGCTTTAGATTTTTTAAAACAATATCCTGATGATACTTTAATTATTGTAACTTCGGACCATGCAACTGGTGGATTAACATTAGGAGATGGTTTTTTATCTCTCAATAAAATTAGGGATTATGGCTTCTCATATGAAAAATTTGTAGATATTTTGAATAGTACTGATAACTATGAAGTTTTTTCTAATAAGCTAAATTTAAGTATTGATTTGAAAGATTACTTCTATATATCTAAAAATTCTTCAAAAACTCTTACATATCAATCTGATGTTGTAAAATTTTACTACGATCATCTTAATACACAGGCAGGTATCAATTGGAGTAGCTTTGGACATACTATTGACTACGTGCCTCTTTTTTCTAATATAGCTTGTGATGTATATTTCATAAATAATAATGAAATTTTTTCTATTTTTGAGATTTTTTGA
- the lgt gene encoding prolipoprotein diacylglyceryl transferase — MKKDKTFLYVLWIALTAFFVISFIILPKSFSGEWYFDSVLIKIGFIEIRWYGLLIAVGILLATFIAENEAKREKVSEDDFFSVLALGIIFGIIGARIYYVIFNFSYFSHNLIDIFKTWEGGLAIHGAILAAFLVAFLYSHFKKNCTFTFLQGLDIFTFVLPLAQSIGRWGNFFNHEAYGRPTNLPWKMYIAPEHRVPGYQNFEFFHPTFLYESFWDLIVFLILFYFIRNKRQNYGEVTALYLILYSVGRIPIELLRTDSLYLGKFRVAVLISILLIIVGVLMFVFLRKGSIKKDKNNSIA, encoded by the coding sequence ATGAAAAAAGATAAAACTTTTCTATATGTTCTTTGGATAGCACTAACAGCTTTTTTCGTAATTTCTTTTATAATTTTACCTAAAAGCTTTTCAGGAGAATGGTATTTCGATTCTGTTCTTATTAAAATTGGGTTTATTGAAATAAGATGGTATGGATTACTTATTGCTGTTGGGATTCTTTTAGCAACATTTATAGCCGAGAATGAAGCTAAAAGAGAAAAGGTAAGTGAAGATGATTTTTTCAGTGTTCTTGCATTAGGGATAATATTTGGAATAATTGGAGCAAGAATATACTATGTAATTTTCAACTTTTCATATTTTTCACATAATTTGATAGACATTTTTAAAACATGGGAAGGTGGACTAGCGATACATGGTGCAATTTTAGCAGCTTTTTTGGTTGCCTTTTTATATAGTCATTTCAAAAAAAACTGCACCTTTACATTTCTTCAGGGCTTAGATATTTTCACATTTGTTCTTCCTTTGGCTCAATCTATTGGTAGATGGGGAAATTTTTTTAATCATGAAGCTTATGGACGACCTACAAATCTTCCTTGGAAAATGTACATTGCCCCTGAACATAGAGTACCAGGCTATCAAAATTTTGAATTCTTTCATCCAACATTTTTGTATGAATCATTTTGGGATCTAATTGTTTTTCTGATCCTTTTTTATTTCATCAGAAACAAAAGACAAAATTATGGAGAGGTTACTGCTTTATATCTTATACTTTATTCTGTAGGTCGTATCCCAATAGAACTTTTAAGAACGGACAGTTTATATTTAGGAAAATTTAGAGTCGCAGTTTTAATTAGCATTTTGTTAATTATAGTTGGAGTGTTAATGTTTGTTTTTTTGAGAAAAGGATCAATAAAAAAAGACAAAAATAACTCTATAGCTTAA
- the recG gene encoding ATP-dependent DNA helicase RecG, producing the protein MIEEIIDSFEYIIILKEKNIKTWEDIFPSFYRIAKNNIKEIKEHGLLDDIKKLLTYAKALEKFDETNRNKIFDNLKQYIVSLKEKFLVDEIIVPPEKKLSLFTDIKYVKNVGPKRAALLNKMGIECLNDFFYFPPRDYEDRRKVTKIFNAKDGEKVVIIGKIVNYEEVKINKDLTILNYSVEDDTGIIRITFFNQIYIKNYLSKGTIAAFYGKIEYTYGVKQMKSPDFQVLNTQDDFQKEILPVYPLTAGLTQNIIRNISREVVNQTFFLEEFLPNDFIEEFNLLTLKKRLKGLHFPLSFYHKNRALYSLKYEEAILFELAIIYVKLKLKENKKTEGKQIKGELSNKFIDMLNFELTDAQKRCYEEIKNDLTSYYPMNRLLQGDVGSGKTVVSELAVIDVCEAGYQSAIMVPTSVLAKQQFNRISKDFEPLGLKTELLIGETKENDKIAIKERLKNGEIDVIIGTHAIIQEDVEFKKLGFVVIDEQQRFGVNQRLQLIKKGNQPDILVMTATPIPRTLAMTFYGDMDVSVLDEMPKGRKPIKTFLVPDSKMNSVYRFVKQELDQNNQIFFIYPLVEESETLDLKNATEMYEKLAHVFNDYKVGLLHGKLPSSEKNEIMDKFMKKEYNILVATSVVEVGIDVPDATVMVIEHPDRFGLSQLHQLRGRVGRGKKQSYCFLIIDKKINRETRQKLSAFSKTNDGFKVAEIDLQWRGPGKFFGVEQHGIPEFKFLDLIEDFSIISQSRKKVEQFLVNPDDLKNLERLKSELKIRYGNSIELIHVL; encoded by the coding sequence ATGATTGAAGAAATTATTGATTCTTTTGAATATATTATTATTCTAAAAGAAAAAAATATAAAAACTTGGGAAGATATCTTCCCAAGTTTTTATAGGATTGCAAAAAATAATATAAAAGAGATTAAAGAACACGGTTTACTTGATGACATAAAAAAGTTATTAACTTATGCAAAAGCACTTGAGAAATTTGATGAAACTAATCGCAACAAAATATTCGATAACTTAAAACAATATATTGTTTCACTAAAAGAAAAGTTTTTAGTTGACGAAATAATTGTTCCCCCTGAAAAAAAGCTTAGTCTATTTACTGATATAAAGTATGTGAAAAATGTTGGGCCAAAAAGAGCAGCCTTGTTAAACAAAATGGGAATTGAATGCCTTAATGATTTTTTTTACTTTCCTCCTCGTGACTACGAAGATAGAAGAAAAGTTACTAAAATTTTTAATGCTAAAGATGGAGAAAAAGTAGTTATTATTGGAAAAATTGTAAATTATGAAGAAGTTAAAATTAATAAAGACTTGACAATCTTAAACTACTCTGTAGAGGATGATACAGGAATTATTAGAATAACTTTTTTCAACCAAATTTATATCAAAAATTACTTATCTAAAGGTACTATAGCAGCTTTCTATGGAAAAATTGAATATACTTATGGCGTAAAACAAATGAAATCTCCTGATTTTCAGGTATTAAACACACAAGATGATTTTCAAAAAGAAATATTGCCTGTTTATCCTCTAACCGCAGGATTAACGCAAAACATTATCAGAAATATTTCAAGAGAGGTAGTCAATCAAACTTTTTTTCTAGAAGAGTTTCTACCAAATGATTTTATAGAAGAATTTAATTTATTAACTTTAAAGAAACGTCTAAAAGGTTTACACTTTCCTTTAAGTTTTTATCATAAGAATAGGGCTCTTTATTCGTTAAAATATGAAGAGGCTATACTCTTTGAATTAGCTATAATTTATGTAAAGCTTAAATTGAAAGAAAATAAAAAAACAGAAGGCAAACAAATTAAGGGTGAATTATCTAACAAATTTATTGATATGCTTAATTTTGAACTAACTGATGCCCAAAAAAGATGCTATGAAGAGATTAAAAATGATTTAACCTCATACTATCCTATGAATAGGCTTCTACAAGGAGATGTAGGTTCTGGTAAAACTGTTGTTTCTGAATTAGCTGTAATTGATGTATGCGAAGCAGGTTATCAATCTGCCATTATGGTACCGACTTCTGTTTTAGCCAAACAACAATTTAACAGAATATCTAAAGACTTTGAACCATTAGGCTTGAAAACTGAGTTATTAATTGGTGAAACCAAAGAAAATGATAAAATAGCGATTAAAGAGAGATTAAAGAATGGAGAAATCGACGTAATCATTGGTACTCACGCAATCATACAAGAAGACGTAGAATTTAAAAAGCTGGGATTTGTTGTTATAGACGAACAACAAAGATTTGGAGTTAATCAAAGACTTCAGTTAATAAAAAAAGGAAATCAACCTGATATTCTAGTTATGACCGCTACACCAATTCCCAGAACTTTAGCAATGACCTTCTATGGAGACATGGATGTCAGTGTTTTAGACGAAATGCCAAAAGGGAGAAAGCCTATTAAAACATTTTTAGTGCCAGATTCAAAAATGAATAGTGTCTATAGATTTGTAAAGCAAGAACTTGATCAAAATAATCAAATTTTCTTTATTTATCCACTAGTTGAAGAATCTGAAACCTTGGACTTAAAGAATGCCACTGAGATGTATGAAAAATTAGCACATGTTTTTAATGATTATAAAGTTGGACTATTACATGGTAAACTTCCTTCGTCAGAAAAAAATGAAATTATGGACAAATTTATGAAAAAAGAATACAATATTCTTGTAGCTACTTCCGTAGTAGAAGTTGGAATCGACGTTCCTGATGCGACAGTTATGGTGATAGAGCATCCTGATAGATTTGGCTTATCACAACTTCATCAATTACGTGGAAGAGTAGGGAGAGGGAAAAAACAATCTTATTGTTTTTTAATAATTGATAAAAAAATAAATAGAGAAACAAGGCAAAAATTATCTGCCTTTTCTAAAACGAATGACGGTTTTAAAGTGGCTGAAATAGATTTACAATGGCGAGGTCCTGGTAAATTCTTTGGAGTAGAACAACATGGTATTCCTGAATTTAAATTTTTAGATCTGATAGAAGACTTTTCAATAATAAGTCAATCAAGGAAAAAAGTTGAACAGTTCTTAGTGAATCCAGATGACCTTAAGAATTTAGAAAGATTAAAAAGTGAGTTGAAAATTCGATACGGTAACTCTATAGAATTAATACATGTTTTATAA
- a CDS encoding bifunctional nuclease family protein has translation MKEISNVSMGIDKISNSPLVFLRVEDTNMVVPIWIGPCEAGVLALILRKEEFERPLTHDLILSVIQKLGAKPLKVMIDRFKRDIFYAKLVLKDVNSKEIKIDARPSDCIIIALKENIPIYIDDNIVRDHAIDSSLFYDFNLEENGEEKKDFRKEIENFDIDELRRIFEERENDDDDDV, from the coding sequence ATGAAGGAAATTAGTAATGTGTCAATGGGTATAGACAAGATTAGCAATTCACCACTAGTTTTTTTAAGGGTAGAAGATACAAATATGGTTGTTCCCATTTGGATAGGGCCATGTGAAGCAGGTGTGTTGGCGTTAATATTAAGAAAAGAAGAGTTTGAGAGGCCTTTAACCCATGACCTGATTCTAAGTGTTATCCAAAAGTTAGGTGCAAAACCTTTGAAAGTAATGATTGATAGGTTTAAAAGAGATATTTTTTATGCAAAGCTTGTTCTAAAAGACGTTAATTCAAAAGAAATAAAAATTGATGCAAGACCTTCAGATTGTATCATAATAGCCTTAAAAGAAAATATACCAATTTATATCGATGATAATATTGTTCGTGATCATGCTATAGATTCTTCGCTATTCTATGATTTTAACTTAGAAGAAAATGGGGAAGAAAAAAAGGATTTTAGAAAAGAGATAGAAAATTTTGATATTGATGAGTTAAGGCGCATATTTGAGGAAAGAGAAAATGATGATGATGATGACGTATAG
- a CDS encoding polyprenyl synthetase family protein, whose amino-acid sequence MNSISLDDFKNEFDKHIICFFEEIQIEENIKEALSYSVKNGGKRLRPWFIYNFGKSEDISSENLINAGIAVEILHSSSLIHDDLPALDDANFRRGVLTNHLRFGEYKAILAGDYGFTLPLKIIMDLKDIELENKLVALRYFIEDTLKMFEGEMRDLIYEKDNLEVETSEIINMYANKTGAIFGLSFSLPFFLAGEYKLGEKMHEIGIDFGISFQIFDDLKDLLKSEKELGKDTHKDVNKKTLLNKMSSKEVKIVADNYYSRVIENLLTLNYSDMVRNLIEIRNIVESR is encoded by the coding sequence ATGAATAGTATAAGTTTAGATGATTTCAAAAATGAATTTGATAAACATATTATTTGTTTTTTTGAAGAGATTCAAATTGAAGAAAATATAAAAGAAGCACTTAGTTACAGTGTGAAAAATGGAGGCAAAAGGTTAAGACCGTGGTTTATTTATAATTTTGGGAAAAGTGAAGATATTTCATCAGAAAATTTAATAAATGCCGGAATTGCTGTTGAAATATTACACTCTTCTTCATTGATACACGATGATTTACCGGCTTTAGATGATGCTAACTTTAGAAGAGGAGTTCTTACTAATCATCTCAGATTTGGTGAGTATAAAGCTATACTTGCGGGAGATTATGGATTTACGTTACCATTAAAAATAATCATGGATCTAAAAGACATAGAGTTGGAAAATAAGTTAGTTGCACTCAGATATTTCATAGAAGATACTTTAAAGATGTTTGAAGGAGAGATGAGAGATCTTATTTATGAAAAGGATAACTTAGAAGTTGAAACTAGTGAGATTATAAATATGTACGCCAATAAAACGGGTGCAATATTCGGGTTATCTTTTTCTTTACCATTTTTTTTGGCTGGAGAATATAAACTGGGTGAAAAAATGCACGAAATAGGTATAGATTTTGGAATTTCTTTTCAAATATTTGATGATTTAAAAGACCTATTGAAATCAGAGAAAGAGTTAGGAAAAGACACTCATAAAGATGTAAATAAAAAGACTCTTTTAAATAAGATGAGTTCTAAAGAAGTAAAAATAGTAGCCGATAATTATTATAGTAGAGTAATCGAAAATCTTTTAACATTGAACTATTCAGATATGGTTAGAAATCTTATAGAAATACGAAATATTGTAGAAAGTAGGTAG